A window from Candidatus Nitrospira neomarina encodes these proteins:
- a CDS encoding multicopper oxidase domain-containing protein, whose amino-acid sequence MNEEIRSVWMRMGQPGKGGVAMGLKLWWNKWLRPIHLTGLMVLAMALDGTALAKTQPVRAFTVVVQEKTIELLHQPKKEVTVWAFGLEGQEATVPGPVIRVPMGTRVRVHFKNTHVLPHSMHFHGVHPFNMDGNGIRELGKEQLQMPGESYTYEWTPAAPGYYLYHCHFDTANHMDHGMYGFFIVEDPAWPKVDREILTIWDEWDIDGDGRYDTHTINSKSTPDEEPLTAKVGETVRLVMANVGAEVHAPHMHGVKWTVLDPDDLTPIDKDYNGVISLASAQIKVVEFIPSNLGTWLFHCHVLPHVADDGLYHRGMLTRLNVLKGPS is encoded by the coding sequence ATGAATGAAGAAATCCGCAGTGTCTGGATGCGTATGGGCCAACCAGGAAAAGGAGGCGTGGCGATGGGACTGAAATTATGGTGGAACAAGTGGCTCCGGCCTATTCACCTCACAGGTTTGATGGTGTTGGCGATGGCACTTGATGGAACGGCACTCGCCAAAACGCAGCCGGTCAGAGCTTTTACCGTGGTTGTTCAAGAAAAGACCATTGAACTATTACACCAACCCAAAAAAGAAGTGACCGTCTGGGCATTTGGATTAGAAGGTCAGGAAGCCACGGTTCCGGGTCCGGTCATTCGAGTACCAATGGGGACCAGGGTGCGAGTCCATTTTAAAAATACGCATGTGTTGCCCCATAGTATGCACTTTCATGGAGTACATCCTTTCAATATGGATGGGAACGGTATCCGGGAATTGGGCAAGGAACAGTTACAAATGCCTGGAGAGAGCTACACCTATGAATGGACTCCCGCCGCACCAGGCTATTATCTCTACCACTGTCACTTCGATACGGCTAATCATATGGACCATGGGATGTATGGTTTTTTCATTGTCGAAGATCCTGCCTGGCCTAAGGTGGATCGGGAAATACTGACAATCTGGGACGAGTGGGACATAGATGGCGATGGACGGTACGACACGCATACGATCAATTCCAAATCCACGCCGGACGAAGAACCCTTGACCGCCAAGGTTGGAGAGACAGTTCGTCTCGTCATGGCCAATGTCGGTGCGGAGGTCCATGCGCCCCACATGCACGGTGTCAAATGGACCGTCCTTGACCCGGACGATCTGACTCCCATTGACAAGGATTATAATGGGGTCATCAGCCTGGCTTCCGCTCAGATAAAAGTGGTCGAATTCATCCCTTCAAATTTGGGCACGTGGCTCTTTCATTGCCATGTGTTGCCCCATGTGGCGGATGATGGACTCTATCATCGGGGAATGCTCACCCGGCTCAACGTTCTGAAAGGACCATCATAA
- a CDS encoding recombinase family protein, with protein MALPPPQRRCAVYTRKSSEEGLEQAFNSLDAQREAGMAYIQSQAQEGWQLVDTVYDDGGYSGATLDRPALQQLLADIRAQRIQVVVVYKVDRLTRSLGDFAQLIALFDQHDVAFASVTQQFQTTTSMGRLVLNVLLSFAQFEREVTGERIRDKIAASKKKGWWMGGLPPLGYDVQDRQLIINEKEAQVVQHIFQRYLTVGSVSPLVQELRKDGTRTKVYRSRAGRTSGGRPFARGHLYHLLHNRIYRGEIVHRQEAYPGNHAAIIDEVVWQQTQALFKANHRAWQRGASVRTPFLLKGLLFDAAGNRFSPMQGRKGSRGYRYYVNQIVLQFREEHPSQIRRMPAELLEQAVTNACMEAVKDEEGSEDWVNHVNSLDELEQHAGWRQRLTRVEVSVDRLRITFNPTTTVDQGSINPEQDVMVR; from the coding sequence ATGGCCCTTCCGCCTCCTCAACGGCGCTGTGCCGTCTATACTCGCAAATCCTCCGAGGAAGGGTTGGAGCAAGCGTTCAATTCCTTGGATGCTCAACGGGAAGCCGGGATGGCCTATATCCAGAGTCAAGCACAGGAAGGCTGGCAGTTGGTGGACACGGTGTACGATGATGGGGGCTATTCCGGCGCGACCTTGGATCGCCCCGCGCTCCAACAGTTACTCGCCGATATTCGTGCGCAGCGCATTCAGGTGGTCGTGGTGTATAAGGTGGATCGCCTCACGCGGTCGTTAGGAGATTTTGCTCAGTTGATTGCGCTCTTTGATCAACACGACGTGGCGTTTGCCTCGGTCACGCAACAGTTTCAAACGACCACCTCGATGGGCCGCTTAGTGCTAAATGTCCTGCTCTCCTTTGCCCAGTTTGAACGGGAAGTGACGGGGGAACGCATCCGCGACAAGATTGCGGCGTCCAAGAAGAAAGGCTGGTGGATGGGAGGGCTGCCCCCGTTAGGGTATGACGTGCAGGATCGACAGCTCATCATCAATGAGAAGGAGGCGCAGGTGGTCCAGCACATTTTTCAGCGGTATCTCACGGTGGGATCGGTGTCGCCTCTTGTTCAAGAACTCCGGAAGGACGGCACGCGGACAAAAGTCTATCGCAGTCGGGCCGGCCGGACGAGCGGCGGACGCCCGTTTGCCCGTGGGCATCTCTATCATTTGCTGCATAACCGGATTTATCGTGGGGAGATTGTGCATCGTCAGGAGGCGTATCCAGGAAACCACGCCGCCATTATTGATGAAGTCGTGTGGCAACAAACGCAGGCCTTGTTCAAAGCCAATCATCGGGCCTGGCAACGGGGTGCGTCCGTGCGGACGCCCTTTTTGTTAAAAGGCCTCCTGTTTGATGCAGCAGGCAATCGGTTCAGTCCCATGCAGGGGCGGAAAGGTTCACGCGGCTATCGGTATTATGTCAATCAAATCGTCTTGCAATTTCGGGAAGAGCATCCCAGTCAGATCCGTCGGATGCCCGCTGAACTTCTTGAGCAGGCAGTGACCAATGCCTGCATGGAGGCGGTGAAGGATGAAGAAGGGTCAGAAGACTGGGTTAACCACGTCAACAGCCTCGATGAACTCGAACAGCATGCGGGGTGGCGGCAGCGTCTGACGCGAGTTGAGGTGAGTGTCGATCGGCTTCGCATCACCTTTAACCCAACAACTACAGTGGACCAAGGCTCAATCAACCCAGAACAGGATGTGATGGTGAGATGA
- a CDS encoding DUF5681 domain-containing protein produces MSAPDEPVGYKQPPKHHQFKKGQSGNPQGRPRGHRNFASDVQAELQELIRVTEGQKVHTITKQRTLVKRTMEQALKGDLRAIEVMTKWYQRYLAEEGQEEDFTDVSPTDRAILQRALQQMREAHEAPSHPGGAA; encoded by the coding sequence ATGAGCGCGCCTGATGAGCCGGTAGGCTATAAACAGCCTCCCAAACACCATCAGTTCAAGAAGGGGCAGTCGGGCAATCCGCAGGGCCGCCCCAGGGGCCACCGCAATTTTGCGAGTGATGTACAGGCGGAATTACAGGAGTTGATCCGGGTGACGGAAGGGCAAAAGGTCCACACGATCACCAAACAGCGCACCCTCGTCAAACGCACGATGGAGCAAGCACTGAAGGGCGACTTGCGTGCCATTGAAGTGATGACGAAATGGTACCAGCGGTACCTGGCGGAAGAGGGACAGGAAGAGGATTTCACCGACGTCTCCCCAACCGATCGTGCCATCCTTCAGCGCGCCCTGCAGCAGATGCGGGAGGCGCACGAGGCGCCCTCCCACCCAGGAGGTGCGGCATGA
- a CDS encoding DUF2924 domain-containing protein, producing the protein MNPQEPPGLSALRHMTTSTLVREWTQTFGGPPSLTTGREFLLYTLAWQRQAEQHGGLSLMTQRQLKATRTVGHAGRSGQKGAAPRPAPGTVLFKTWQGQRYTITVDATGYQFQGQPYASLSEIARRITGTRWNGPAFFGLRRTKPQNESKESD; encoded by the coding sequence ATGAATCCCCAAGAACCACCGGGCTTATCCGCTCTGCGGCACATGACCACCTCAACCCTGGTGAGGGAGTGGACTCAGACCTTTGGAGGCCCTCCGTCGCTGACCACTGGCCGTGAGTTCCTCCTCTACACGCTAGCGTGGCAGCGTCAAGCGGAGCAGCATGGAGGCCTGAGCCTGATGACCCAGCGCCAGCTCAAGGCGACCAGGACCGTCGGTCACGCGGGCCGGTCGGGACAGAAGGGCGCGGCCCCACGCCCGGCTCCCGGCACCGTGCTCTTCAAAACCTGGCAAGGCCAACGGTATACGATCACGGTGGACGCGACAGGCTATCAGTTTCAAGGGCAGCCCTATGCGAGCCTGTCGGAGATCGCCCGGCGGATCACGGGTACGCGCTGGAATGGCCCGGCCTTTTTCGGGTTACGTCGAACCAAACCACAAAACGAATCGAAGGAGTCGGATTAA
- a CDS encoding c-type cytochrome, whose translation MVRTGLSEWRIPVFLLALFIVVLFSPFELAFAGGAEGNSKKATDVIHGDPAAKFLHTGTLPSVDDVPAGPKGEAIRYGFELIVHTQQHVKEYVGNSLTCQNCHLGAGRTPHAAPFVGLHSLYPIYRTKNDKVTTLEMRINSCFRRSMNGKPLPYDSKEMTALVSYMAWLSEGIPVGIEIPERGFPRIEPTRPPDPTQGKKLFTAKCAVCHGLHNEETAVAPHLWGPFSFNNGAGMARMPTLAAFIRQNMPRDQGDTLTKDEAYDLAAFILSQPRPDFPDRIHDYPKGHDPDKAPLF comes from the coding sequence ATGGTCCGCACAGGTCTATCTGAATGGAGGATTCCTGTCTTTCTACTCGCTCTCTTCATCGTGGTGCTTTTTTCGCCATTCGAATTGGCCTTTGCGGGTGGAGCGGAAGGCAATTCTAAGAAGGCGACGGATGTCATCCACGGAGATCCCGCCGCAAAGTTCCTTCACACCGGTACGCTTCCTTCAGTCGATGATGTGCCCGCCGGGCCGAAGGGCGAGGCTATCCGGTATGGATTTGAACTTATTGTGCACACGCAGCAGCATGTAAAAGAGTATGTCGGAAACAGTTTGACGTGTCAGAATTGCCACCTTGGTGCCGGGCGAACTCCCCATGCCGCCCCATTCGTAGGTCTGCATTCCCTATATCCCATCTATCGAACAAAGAATGACAAGGTCACGACCCTCGAAATGCGTATTAATTCCTGCTTCCGGCGGAGTATGAATGGCAAGCCTCTCCCGTATGACAGCAAGGAGATGACGGCACTGGTGAGTTACATGGCCTGGCTGTCTGAGGGGATTCCAGTTGGAATTGAAATCCCAGAACGTGGGTTCCCACGCATTGAGCCAACCCGCCCGCCGGATCCAACCCAAGGAAAGAAGCTGTTTACGGCGAAGTGTGCGGTGTGTCATGGGCTTCATAACGAAGAAACCGCGGTTGCCCCTCACTTGTGGGGTCCATTTTCTTTTAACAATGGGGCTGGGATGGCACGGATGCCCACGCTCGCTGCATTCATCAGACAGAACATGCCGCGAGACCAGGGAGACACGCTTACGAAGGATGAGGCCTATGATCTAGCCGCATTCATTTTGAGCCAGCCTCGTCCGGATTTTCCCGATCGAATTCATGACTATCCGAAAGGGCATGACCCGGACAAGGCGCCCCTATTCTGA
- a CDS encoding XTP/dITP diphosphatase: MVIDSLVLATGNRHKVEEIQSILKDVGIPMLTLNEFPDFPAVDEDGLTCQANAVKKAVATAKFTGHWALADDTGLEVDALQGRPGVYAARYAGEHATYEDNCQKLLQELHGVPSEQRTARFITVVALANPDGETETVEGVLEGIITQEFHGTGGFGYDPVFYVPQLGKTLAEMTFAEKNRISHRAQAVTYAKSLLTPHRHLAQESGRSAAR; encoded by the coding sequence ATGGTCATTGACTCTTTAGTGCTGGCAACCGGGAATCGGCATAAAGTTGAGGAAATTCAATCTATTCTCAAGGATGTGGGGATTCCTATGCTCACCTTGAATGAATTTCCTGATTTTCCGGCTGTTGATGAGGATGGGCTTACCTGTCAGGCCAATGCCGTGAAAAAGGCCGTGGCCACAGCCAAATTTACCGGACACTGGGCCTTGGCCGACGACACCGGGTTGGAAGTGGATGCCTTACAGGGACGTCCAGGGGTCTATGCGGCCCGGTACGCCGGCGAGCATGCAACATACGAGGACAATTGTCAAAAACTGTTGCAGGAATTACACGGGGTGCCTTCGGAGCAGCGAACCGCCCGTTTTATTACCGTGGTGGCGCTGGCCAATCCGGATGGAGAAACGGAAACCGTTGAAGGCGTGTTAGAGGGAATTATTACCCAGGAGTTTCATGGAACGGGTGGATTCGGGTATGATCCGGTATTCTATGTTCCTCAACTAGGAAAAACACTAGCCGAGATGACCTTTGCAGAAAAAAATCGCATAAGCCATCGCGCTCAAGCGGTCACTTATGCCAAGAGTCTTCTCACCCCACATCGCCATTTAGCACAAGAGTCGGGGCGTAGCGCAGCCCGGTAG
- the rph gene encoding ribonuclease PH produces MPRTDNRRADELRPVKITRPFTKYAEGSVLIEMGETKVVCTASVEEKVPPFLRDKGQGWITAEYGMLPRSTHDRMSREASKGKQGGRTLEIQRLVGRSLRAVTDMHQMGERSIWIDCDVIQADGGTRTASITGAYIALADAFSTLKEKGLIKQCPLLDYLAAISIGKIAGEIRLDLAYDEDSQADVDMNLVMTGNGRMVEVQGTAEQSPFSKKDLDDFLAMGWEGIQRLITLQKELIGSIA; encoded by the coding sequence ATCCCGCGTACAGATAATCGACGGGCGGATGAACTGCGGCCTGTCAAAATTACCCGCCCCTTTACCAAATATGCCGAAGGGTCGGTGCTGATTGAAATGGGAGAGACCAAGGTCGTGTGTACGGCCTCGGTGGAAGAAAAAGTGCCGCCTTTTTTACGGGACAAAGGACAGGGCTGGATTACCGCTGAGTACGGGATGTTGCCCCGGTCGACCCATGACCGGATGTCCCGTGAAGCCAGCAAAGGCAAGCAGGGCGGACGAACCCTGGAAATCCAACGGCTGGTGGGACGATCGCTCCGGGCTGTCACGGATATGCATCAAATGGGAGAACGGTCCATTTGGATTGATTGTGATGTGATTCAAGCTGATGGGGGAACACGGACCGCCTCGATCACGGGAGCCTATATTGCTCTGGCTGATGCTTTTTCGACCCTAAAAGAGAAAGGTCTGATCAAACAATGTCCGCTTCTGGACTATTTGGCGGCCATCAGTATTGGAAAGATTGCCGGGGAAATCCGGTTAGACCTGGCCTACGACGAAGACTCTCAAGCGGACGTGGATATGAATTTAGTCATGACCGGGAATGGGCGGATGGTCGAGGTGCAAGGAACCGCCGAACAATCTCCATTTTCCAAAAAAGATCTGGATGATTTTTTGGCGATGGGATGGGAAGGGATTCAACGCTTGATTACTTTGCAGAAGGAGCTTATCGGCTCTATTGCCTAA
- a CDS encoding EAL domain-containing protein — translation MSTISPNTIRSSVFAKYQPIIDLTTNRIVGCEALARWRADEGREISIEPVIDEFESQEDLALELTTCMFACLKADLGTLLLEHPTFSVSVNLPPIVMGKNKILPVLKKLGLIPHLSQITGEITERQALNKKGRDAIRLARQLGARVAIDDFGTGHSGLQQLIDLEVDTLKIDQSFIQQLGTNVAAERLVRGIAALATILKVDIVAEGIETPEQAAFLRAIGIEKGQGWLWAKALDANELYEWLD, via the coding sequence ATGTCAACTATTTCTCCTAATACCATTCGGTCTTCCGTGTTTGCTAAGTATCAACCGATCATCGATCTCACCACCAATCGAATCGTTGGCTGTGAAGCCCTTGCCCGTTGGCGAGCGGATGAGGGACGTGAGATCAGTATAGAACCCGTCATTGACGAGTTCGAATCACAGGAAGACTTAGCCTTAGAGTTAACCACGTGTATGTTTGCCTGTCTTAAAGCGGATTTAGGCACTCTGCTGCTCGAACATCCCACGTTTTCAGTGAGCGTGAATCTGCCTCCTATTGTGATGGGGAAAAACAAGATCTTGCCGGTGCTGAAAAAATTAGGGTTAATACCCCATCTCTCACAGATCACAGGGGAAATCACGGAACGGCAAGCACTCAATAAGAAAGGCCGGGATGCCATCCGCCTGGCTCGGCAATTGGGTGCCAGAGTGGCCATTGATGACTTCGGCACCGGGCATTCAGGGCTGCAACAACTCATTGACTTGGAAGTGGATACCCTTAAAATTGACCAATCCTTTATTCAGCAGTTGGGAACCAATGTTGCGGCGGAACGCCTGGTGCGTGGGATTGCAGCCTTAGCCACTATTCTCAAGGTGGATATTGTTGCCGAGGGCATTGAGACTCCAGAACAAGCGGCCTTTCTTCGGGCTATTGGGATCGAAAAAGGACAAGGATGGTTGTGGGCGAAAGCCCTTGATGCCAATGAATTATACGAGTGGCTGGACTAG
- a CDS encoding alginate export family protein, with amino-acid sequence MLEVVRKARTTVLIGSAIAVLLPFIQGTALGGTEEGPLSGAPSVTTPTKPSGQPVEKSPGLNREILEQGTTEQRAIMRPDGSIRVLRKSPFTIENTIDGPQWLHLGVEHRTRYETYNEPFRLNQVGSDQQLPLHTLVRLGIRYDPIRFFTEFIDARAFLTDNGSTIPGGTEDQTDILQLYGGLGSSNLLGLGVPAELTIGRFTMDFGNRRLIRRGNFRNVPVSFTGLHLALGEEEFHLRSFVVEPVFQYENKGDTEEHGTMFWGFFLGQRQISWLQSDLYVYFLNETDRPPNTDSRRRHFQTPGLRIFKPNAVGQMDYEIESIWQFGNLAKAPGSSQTLDHFAHFQHVEVGYTFDIPWTPRFLVQYDYASGDRNPNDNKDERFDTLFGGVNFELNPAGIWGPFRRSNINSPGYRLHLTPSKNFSFFVAHRFFWLAQAKDQWVGTGLQDRSGKAGKFLGQHFEARTHWIATENVVFETGLAYLLKGSFIENLQQPGKPNNKNSTYFYVSTTLTF; translated from the coding sequence GTGCTTGAGGTAGTACGGAAAGCCCGAACGACCGTGTTGATCGGCTCCGCGATCGCCGTGCTCCTCCCTTTCATTCAAGGCACGGCACTCGGAGGAACTGAAGAGGGCCCCCTAAGCGGAGCCCCCTCTGTCACAACGCCGACCAAACCGTCAGGTCAACCCGTTGAGAAGTCTCCGGGGTTAAACCGGGAAATTTTAGAACAAGGAACCACCGAACAACGCGCTATCATGCGACCTGATGGATCTATACGCGTGCTGCGAAAAAGTCCTTTTACCATCGAAAACACGATTGACGGACCTCAATGGCTGCATTTGGGCGTTGAACATCGCACGCGGTACGAAACCTATAATGAACCGTTTCGGCTGAATCAGGTTGGCAGCGATCAGCAGCTCCCCCTTCATACCCTCGTGCGATTGGGAATCCGATATGATCCGATCCGTTTCTTTACGGAATTTATCGACGCCCGCGCCTTCTTAACCGACAACGGGTCCACCATTCCGGGCGGGACTGAAGATCAAACAGACATCCTCCAACTTTATGGGGGCTTGGGCTCGTCGAACCTCCTCGGACTCGGAGTCCCGGCCGAACTCACGATTGGACGGTTCACCATGGATTTCGGCAACCGACGATTGATCAGAAGAGGAAACTTCCGGAATGTCCCGGTTTCATTCACTGGACTGCATTTGGCCTTGGGAGAAGAGGAATTCCATCTGCGAAGCTTTGTGGTCGAACCGGTATTCCAGTATGAGAATAAAGGCGATACTGAAGAACACGGAACGATGTTCTGGGGATTTTTTCTTGGACAGCGACAGATCTCCTGGCTCCAAAGCGATTTGTATGTGTATTTTCTCAATGAAACAGATCGCCCGCCCAATACCGACAGTCGAAGACGTCATTTCCAGACACCCGGGTTACGCATTTTTAAGCCGAATGCCGTCGGACAGATGGATTACGAAATTGAATCAATCTGGCAATTCGGGAATCTGGCGAAAGCACCTGGGAGCTCTCAGACGCTTGATCATTTTGCCCATTTCCAACATGTTGAGGTCGGCTATACCTTCGACATCCCTTGGACCCCCCGCTTTTTGGTCCAATATGATTATGCCAGCGGTGACCGCAATCCCAACGACAATAAGGATGAACGATTCGATACTCTCTTTGGAGGTGTGAACTTCGAGTTAAATCCGGCTGGTATTTGGGGCCCCTTTCGACGGTCGAATATCAACTCGCCGGGGTATCGTCTGCACCTGACACCCAGTAAGAATTTTTCCTTCTTTGTGGCGCATCGTTTTTTCTGGCTTGCCCAAGCCAAGGACCAATGGGTCGGGACGGGGCTACAAGATCGCTCAGGCAAGGCGGGAAAATTTTTGGGACAACACTTTGAGGCACGAACTCATTGGATCGCGACAGAAAACGTGGTATTTGAAACGGGCTTGGCGTATTTATTGAAGGGAAGTTTTATTGAAAATCTGCAACAACCGGGAAAACCCAATAACAAGAATTCAACGTATTTCTATGTTTCAACGACATTGACGTTTTAA
- the terL gene encoding phage terminase large subunit: protein MRRGEDQVVFDALLREQLSPFIAKVFESVTPGNPFLPNWHIDLMADRLEQCVRGDIRRLLITVPPRSLKSICTSVALPAWVLGRDPTRRIICASYAAELSTKLARDCRTVMDSLWYRQLFPGTQLQRSAELELETTRKGMRYATSVGGTLTGLGAGLIIIDDPLKPQDAYSKTKREGVKQWYDTTLYSRLDNKATDVIIVVMQRLHVDDLVAHVLEKEPWEHLDLPALADREQRFTLTTGREVGRAAEDALHEERESAAVLQTIRQNIGSLTFSAQYLQRPMPEEGNLVKWKWFPRYDQPPAFRAGKDRIIQSWDTASKVSELADYSVCTTWQQQGNISYLLEVYRAKLDFPSLKKAVLAQGLKWRARTILIEDSASGTALIQAIRDDRIEGFPRPIGVTAQGDKIMRVHAHTATLEAGHVFLPQKAPWLEAFQEEILAFPGSRHDDQVDSLSQFLTWREERRYRVAGCRSF from the coding sequence ATGAGACGCGGGGAGGATCAGGTCGTGTTCGACGCGCTCCTGCGTGAACAGCTCTCGCCCTTTATTGCCAAGGTCTTTGAGAGCGTGACGCCCGGGAACCCCTTTCTGCCCAACTGGCACATTGACCTGATGGCTGATCGGTTGGAGCAATGTGTGCGGGGGGATATTCGGCGTTTGCTCATCACGGTGCCGCCGCGGAGTCTCAAGTCGATCTGTACGTCTGTGGCCCTGCCGGCCTGGGTCTTGGGACGCGATCCCACCAGACGGATCATTTGTGCCAGTTACGCGGCGGAGTTGTCCACGAAGCTGGCGCGAGACTGTCGGACCGTGATGGACAGTCTCTGGTATCGGCAGCTCTTTCCGGGCACCCAGCTCCAACGCAGTGCGGAACTCGAACTGGAGACGACGCGAAAGGGAATGCGGTATGCCACCTCGGTTGGCGGGACCCTCACCGGGTTAGGCGCCGGGCTCATCATTATTGATGATCCGTTGAAACCGCAAGATGCCTACTCGAAGACGAAACGGGAAGGGGTGAAGCAATGGTACGACACGACGCTCTATTCGCGGTTGGATAACAAAGCCACCGATGTGATTATTGTGGTCATGCAGCGGCTGCATGTGGATGATCTCGTCGCGCATGTACTGGAGAAAGAACCATGGGAACATTTGGATCTGCCGGCCCTTGCCGACCGGGAGCAACGCTTTACGCTCACCACGGGGCGGGAGGTGGGGCGGGCCGCCGAGGATGCCTTGCATGAGGAACGCGAATCGGCGGCGGTGTTACAGACCATTCGCCAGAATATCGGGAGTCTGACCTTTTCGGCCCAATACCTCCAGCGGCCGATGCCGGAGGAGGGGAACCTCGTCAAGTGGAAGTGGTTCCCGCGGTACGACCAACCGCCGGCTTTTCGAGCAGGAAAGGATCGGATCATTCAATCGTGGGATACGGCCTCTAAGGTGAGCGAGTTGGCGGACTATTCGGTCTGTACCACCTGGCAGCAACAGGGGAATATCTCTTATCTGTTGGAGGTGTACCGGGCTAAATTGGATTTCCCCAGTCTCAAAAAAGCCGTGCTGGCGCAAGGGTTGAAATGGAGAGCCCGGACGATTTTGATCGAAGATTCCGCCTCGGGCACCGCCCTCATTCAAGCGATCAGGGATGATCGCATTGAAGGGTTTCCTCGGCCCATTGGCGTCACCGCTCAGGGCGATAAAATCATGCGGGTGCATGCGCATACCGCGACGCTCGAGGCTGGACACGTTTTCCTACCCCAGAAAGCCCCCTGGTTGGAGGCCTTTCAAGAGGAGATCTTGGCCTTTCCCGGAAGCCGCCATGATGATCAGGTGGATAGCCTGTCCCAGTTTCTGACCTGGCGGGAGGAGCGCCGCTATCGGGTGGCCGGCTGTCGGTCGTTTTAA
- the serS gene encoding serine--tRNA ligase: MHDIRILSDQLDSLRSQLGARAGDIPWETVQTLADQRRVLITQTEELRHQLKKGSDQIAELKRNKQPCEDATTALREIRDRIQTMDVELRTTEEQLQDQALRIPNIPHESVPPGKDEHENVEVRQWGTLPEFSFPVKSHQDLGEALGILDFKRATKIAGARFCVSMGLGALLERALANFMLDCHTQVHGYTEVLPPMLVNRPSMTGTGQLPKFAEDLFHLSEEDFFLIPTAEVPVTNLLREEILDAEQLPLRLVAYTSCFRREAGSYGKDTQGLIRMHQFQKVELVNFVRPEDSYDQLERLTQAAESILQKLGLPYRVVALCSGDLGFSAAKTYDLEVWLPSQQRYREISSCSNFDAFQARRANIRFRSKKDKPQFLHTLNGSGLAIGRTVVAILENYQQADGTVHIPEVLQPYMNGVSVIRPVPFP; the protein is encoded by the coding sequence ATGCACGATATCCGAATCCTTAGCGACCAACTCGACTCTCTCCGCTCCCAACTCGGTGCCCGGGCTGGCGATATTCCATGGGAAACCGTCCAGACCCTAGCAGACCAACGACGTGTCCTCATCACCCAAACCGAGGAGCTTCGCCACCAGCTCAAAAAAGGATCGGATCAGATTGCCGAACTCAAGCGTAACAAACAACCGTGCGAGGATGCCACAACCGCGCTTCGCGAAATTCGCGACCGCATCCAGACCATGGACGTGGAATTACGCACCACCGAAGAACAATTACAAGATCAGGCCCTCAGAATTCCCAATATTCCTCACGAATCGGTTCCGCCGGGGAAGGACGAACACGAGAACGTTGAAGTGCGACAATGGGGCACCCTTCCGGAATTTTCCTTTCCAGTCAAATCCCATCAAGACCTGGGAGAAGCCCTTGGCATCCTCGATTTCAAACGGGCCACAAAAATTGCCGGAGCCAGATTTTGCGTGTCGATGGGCCTTGGCGCGCTATTGGAAAGAGCGCTGGCTAATTTTATGCTTGATTGCCATACCCAGGTACATGGCTACACGGAAGTGCTTCCGCCCATGCTCGTCAACCGGCCCTCCATGACCGGAACCGGCCAGTTACCCAAGTTTGCCGAGGATCTGTTTCATCTTTCGGAAGAAGATTTCTTTCTCATTCCCACGGCTGAAGTTCCCGTCACCAACCTGTTGCGAGAAGAAATCCTGGACGCAGAGCAACTCCCGTTACGCCTTGTGGCCTATACTTCCTGTTTTCGACGGGAGGCTGGATCCTATGGTAAGGACACCCAAGGCCTGATTCGCATGCACCAATTCCAAAAAGTGGAACTGGTCAACTTTGTTCGTCCGGAGGACTCCTATGACCAACTGGAACGCCTGACACAAGCCGCGGAATCCATTCTCCAAAAATTGGGACTTCCCTATCGTGTTGTCGCGTTATGCTCCGGTGACCTGGGATTTTCCGCCGCAAAGACTTATGATCTTGAAGTCTGGCTTCCTTCGCAGCAACGGTATCGAGAGATTTCATCCTGTAGTAATTTTGACGCGTTTCAAGCCCGTCGAGCCAATATCCGATTCCGTTCAAAAAAGGACAAGCCTCAATTCCTCCATACACTCAATGGCTCAGGCCTGGCCATTGGACGCACCGTGGTCGCCATTTTAGAGAACTATCAACAAGCCGATGGCACCGTGCATATACCTGAAGTCTTGCAACCCTATATGAATGGAGTCAGCGTCATTCGTCCGGTTCCTTTTCCATAA